From the genome of Deltaproteobacteria bacterium:
CCGGCGCCTGTATCGACCATCAAAATATCAAAATCATCCTCAAGGCTATCGATGGCAGCAAAGAGAGAAAAACGCTCTTGCTCATTTAGGTTCGCAACGTCGTAACGACCACTGCAACCAGGTAAAAGCTTCACGCCTTCAGGTCCATCACAAATGACTTCCTGAATCGTACCCGTACCATCGAATAGGTCGAGTAAAGTCATGTCTGGCGTAAGGCCAAAAGCAATGTCCAGGTTAGCCAAACCTAAATCACCGTCCATCGCCAAAACACGTTTACCGGCCCGCGAAAAAGCAATTGCCAAGTTCGATACAATATTGGTCTTCCCAACCCCACCTTTGCCACTGGCAATTGCCAAGACACGTGCAGGTGCTTCATTGGTTGTACCAGTATTCGACATATCGTTACCTTGAGTCATTTCGACTATCCCCCGGGATTCTATTCCCT
Proteins encoded in this window:
- a CDS encoding AAA family ATPase, whose protein sequence is MTQGNDMSNTGTTNEAPARVLAIASGKGGVGKTNIVSNLAIAFSRAGKRVLAMDGDLGLANLDIAFGLTPDMTLLDLFDGTGTIQEVICDGPEGVKLLPGCSGRYDVANLNEQERFSLFAAIDSLEDDFDILMVDTGAG